A region of Myxococcus stipitatus DSM 14675 DNA encodes the following proteins:
- a CDS encoding BlaI/MecI/CopY family transcriptional regulator translates to MTTDAIPSEVELAILGVLWKRGPSTVRDVHEALGREDGKGAGYTTTLKQLQVMAAKGLVSRDESARSHVYAASVAEARTKRQLVKDLLDRVFGGASGALAVQALSLKPASKEELDDLRRLLDEGKGGKS, encoded by the coding sequence ATGACAACGGATGCCATTCCCTCCGAGGTGGAGCTCGCGATTCTGGGCGTGCTCTGGAAGCGCGGCCCCAGCACCGTCCGGGATGTTCACGAGGCCCTGGGCCGCGAGGACGGGAAGGGCGCCGGCTACACCACGACGCTGAAGCAGCTTCAGGTCATGGCGGCCAAGGGACTGGTGAGCCGCGATGAGAGTGCTCGCAGCCACGTCTATGCCGCGAGCGTCGCGGAAGCCCGCACCAAGCGTCAGTTGGTGAAGGACCTGCTGGACCGCGTCTTCGGAGGCGCGTCGGGGGCGCTCGCGGTGCAGGCGCTGTCGCTCAAGCCCGCGTCCAAGGAGGAGCTGGATGACCTGCGCCGCCTGCTGGATGAGGGGAAGGGGGGCAAGTCATGA
- a CDS encoding M56 family metallopeptidase, which translates to MSLATVLEVWGQALLRWLAHGVWQTSVVVLAVAGAWWLLRHRSARARYVVGCLGLALVVLAPLSTLWMTASRGAPVEWVWTMGGPGVEQARPELSPVDGSEARASAVAEEPAPASTWTAKLPWMLGGLWLLGACVGLVRLARGWQRTARRLVRPATRVSSDVSGLVSRVAERLGLRRPVRVLESALAPSPMVLGVVRPLLLLPSGVRARLSEAQLEAVLAHELAHVRRHDAFVNFVQCLVDVVFFFHPAARWLSQRVRMEREFCCDDAAVSLCGSARMYSGALLGLEELRQEGGVLALGAGGHPLASRVRRLLGHAPAVEMPRGARQVLRVGGLAGVLVVSGMAWAWEAPTRSVPGTSVLASATCSRPVYPKDFTAIASYENQGRTIRSRVSVSRCGRIRLEPADGTPAVALLYDVSTLERVALDGAERTYDLLPERGDLGLPLHLPGGCGERKTDCARQGDEVVAGRRAERWHRIHAPHDTVTQWMDKELGYPIRETSDLFGTVTLSDIQVGDLGAARFVIPSDYRILASP; encoded by the coding sequence ATGAGCCTCGCGACGGTGCTGGAGGTCTGGGGGCAGGCCCTGCTGCGCTGGCTGGCGCACGGGGTGTGGCAGACGAGCGTCGTCGTGTTGGCCGTGGCGGGGGCGTGGTGGTTGCTGCGCCATCGCTCGGCGCGGGCTCGCTATGTCGTGGGATGTCTGGGTTTGGCGCTGGTGGTGCTCGCGCCCCTGTCCACCTTGTGGATGACGGCCTCGCGGGGCGCGCCCGTGGAGTGGGTGTGGACGATGGGCGGCCCGGGCGTGGAGCAGGCGCGTCCCGAGCTGTCTCCCGTGGATGGCTCGGAGGCTCGGGCGAGCGCCGTGGCCGAGGAGCCGGCGCCCGCGAGTACCTGGACGGCGAAGCTGCCCTGGATGCTGGGCGGGCTCTGGCTGCTGGGGGCTTGTGTGGGATTGGTGCGGCTGGCCCGGGGCTGGCAACGGACGGCACGCAGGCTGGTGCGGCCGGCGACGCGGGTCTCCTCCGACGTGAGTGGATTGGTGTCGCGGGTCGCGGAGCGTCTGGGATTGCGGCGCCCGGTGCGGGTGCTGGAGTCGGCGCTCGCGCCGTCGCCCATGGTGCTGGGGGTGGTGCGTCCGTTGCTGTTGCTTCCCAGTGGCGTGAGGGCGCGGCTGTCCGAGGCGCAGCTGGAGGCGGTGCTGGCGCATGAGCTGGCCCACGTGCGCCGCCACGATGCCTTCGTCAACTTCGTGCAGTGCCTGGTGGACGTGGTGTTCTTCTTCCATCCGGCCGCGCGCTGGTTGTCCCAGCGGGTGCGGATGGAGCGCGAGTTCTGCTGTGACGACGCGGCGGTGAGCCTGTGTGGCAGCGCGCGGATGTACTCCGGGGCGCTGCTGGGGTTGGAGGAGCTTCGCCAGGAGGGCGGCGTGCTGGCGCTGGGCGCGGGGGGACATCCCCTGGCGTCGCGGGTGCGGCGGCTGCTCGGTCATGCTCCCGCGGTGGAGATGCCCAGGGGGGCGCGCCAGGTCCTGCGCGTGGGGGGGCTGGCGGGAGTGCTGGTGGTCTCGGGGATGGCCTGGGCCTGGGAGGCGCCCACGCGGAGCGTCCCCGGGACGTCGGTGCTCGCGTCCGCGACGTGCTCGCGGCCCGTGTATCCGAAGGACTTCACCGCCATCGCCTCGTACGAGAACCAGGGGCGCACGATTCGCAGCCGCGTCTCCGTCTCCCGCTGCGGGCGCATCCGCTTGGAGCCGGCCGATGGCACGCCCGCGGTGGCGCTCCTGTACGACGTGAGCACGCTGGAGCGCGTGGCCCTGGACGGAGCCGAGCGCACCTACGACCTGCTTCCGGAGCGCGGAGACCTGGGCCTTCCCCTGCACCTGCCCGGAGGCTGCGGCGAGCGGAAGACGGACTGCGCGCGCCAGGGCGACGAGGTGGTGGCGGGCCGCCGCGCCGAGCGCTGGCACCGCATCCACGCGCCGCATGACACCGTGACGCAGTGGATGGACAAGGAGCTCGGGTATCCCATCCGCGAGACGTCCGACCTCTTCGGCACCGTCACGCTCTCGGATATCCAGGTGGGTGATTTGGGCGCCGCGCGCTTCGTCATCCCCAGCGACTACCGCATCCTGGCCTCACCGTAA
- a CDS encoding erythromycin esterase family protein — MKLLRILWLLCPLACAGTGAPHVVPPVEAPSARPAPAVTTAAVEGQVESSAKTPVAGAVVALIPAREDWDPGLAPPAGRMLTGPDGRFRFEGLAPGEYGLTVSAAGHEAAFLMGVKLAAGATPHLKDVVLQPARHIVRGRVKTDSGEPVPGVWLNVGRYSDFLGDMLYARTDAQGRFEVPLPVAGYGVSVHAEGFSPARRTFNVTAEESTTELDLTVSALPETTPPAPEVVSWVKQSLAPLTTVEAGHGFEDLRPLKPWLSKARVVALGEATHGSREFFQLKHRMLEYLATELGFTVFAIEASFGESLVVNDYVLHGKGDPAKALAGLYFWTWDTEEVLALIRWMRAYNEDPRHTRKLQFYGVDMQATSASTRAVLDFFARADPSFHQRLVGPMTPFLDEANPRVREVESGKVLAGLVADIEARLAKLPKRKGTEKTHALVARHARILGQFAARVENQFTDSNLRDRAMAENARWILEHEGADARMVLWAHNAHVAASPQLDMEPMGKHLREALGDQLYVFGFAFNQGEFQAIHSPSEPNEARRGLSVHAVPAAEVGWLDGTLALAEVPRFALDLRGLPGEGVVRDYFMQARYTRNYGAVFSKVIPPRVSKAAKEYDGLLFVERTVAAIATPTGRRPPPPPTAASAP; from the coding sequence ATGAAGCTCCTCCGCATCCTGTGGCTGCTGTGCCCCCTGGCGTGTGCTGGCACCGGCGCGCCCCACGTCGTCCCTCCGGTCGAGGCTCCCTCGGCGCGGCCTGCCCCGGCCGTCACCACGGCGGCCGTGGAGGGACAGGTCGAGAGCAGTGCGAAGACACCGGTGGCGGGCGCGGTGGTCGCGCTCATCCCCGCACGGGAGGATTGGGACCCGGGCCTTGCACCTCCGGCGGGCCGGATGCTCACCGGTCCGGACGGGCGCTTCCGCTTCGAGGGACTCGCGCCGGGTGAGTACGGCCTGACGGTCAGCGCCGCTGGGCATGAGGCGGCCTTCCTCATGGGCGTGAAGCTCGCGGCGGGGGCGACACCCCATCTGAAGGACGTGGTGCTCCAGCCCGCGAGGCACATCGTGCGAGGTCGCGTGAAGACGGACTCGGGCGAACCCGTGCCGGGGGTCTGGCTGAACGTCGGGCGGTACAGCGACTTCCTGGGGGACATGCTGTACGCGCGGACGGACGCGCAGGGCCGCTTCGAGGTGCCGCTGCCTGTCGCGGGCTATGGCGTCTCGGTCCATGCCGAGGGCTTCTCGCCCGCGAGGCGCACGTTCAACGTCACGGCGGAGGAGTCCACGACGGAGCTGGACCTGACCGTCAGCGCGCTCCCGGAGACCACGCCTCCCGCGCCGGAGGTGGTGTCGTGGGTGAAGCAATCGCTGGCGCCGCTGACCACCGTGGAGGCGGGACATGGGTTCGAGGACCTGCGGCCCTTGAAGCCGTGGCTCTCGAAGGCCCGGGTGGTGGCGCTGGGGGAGGCGACGCACGGGAGCCGGGAGTTCTTCCAGTTGAAGCACCGGATGCTGGAGTACCTGGCCACGGAGCTGGGCTTCACCGTCTTCGCCATCGAGGCCAGCTTCGGCGAGTCGCTCGTGGTGAATGACTACGTCCTCCATGGGAAGGGAGACCCGGCCAAGGCCTTGGCGGGGCTCTACTTCTGGACCTGGGACACGGAGGAGGTGCTGGCGCTCATCCGGTGGATGCGTGCGTACAACGAGGACCCGCGCCACACGCGCAAGCTCCAGTTCTACGGCGTGGACATGCAGGCCACGTCCGCCTCGACGCGCGCCGTCCTGGACTTCTTCGCGCGGGCGGACCCGTCGTTCCATCAGCGACTCGTGGGGCCGATGACGCCGTTCCTCGATGAAGCGAACCCGCGGGTGCGCGAGGTGGAGTCGGGCAAGGTGCTGGCGGGGCTCGTCGCGGACATCGAGGCGCGTCTGGCCAAACTGCCGAAGCGCAAGGGCACCGAGAAGACCCACGCGCTGGTGGCTCGCCATGCCCGCATCCTCGGGCAGTTCGCGGCCAGGGTGGAGAACCAGTTCACGGACTCGAACCTCCGGGACCGGGCGATGGCGGAGAACGCTCGCTGGATTCTCGAGCATGAGGGCGCGGATGCTCGGATGGTCCTCTGGGCGCACAACGCACACGTCGCCGCGTCGCCGCAGCTCGACATGGAGCCCATGGGCAAGCACCTGCGCGAGGCGCTGGGAGACCAGCTCTACGTCTTCGGGTTTGCCTTCAACCAGGGCGAGTTCCAGGCCATCCACAGCCCGAGCGAGCCGAACGAAGCGCGCCGAGGACTGAGTGTCCACGCGGTCCCCGCAGCGGAGGTGGGGTGGCTGGACGGGACGCTCGCGCTGGCGGAGGTGCCTCGGTTCGCCCTGGACCTGCGAGGGTTGCCTGGCGAGGGCGTGGTGAGGGACTACTTCATGCAGGCTCGCTATACGCGGAACTACGGAGCAGTCTTCAGCAAGGTCATCCCACCGCGTGTCTCCAAGGCGGCGAAGGAGTACGACGGCCTGCTGTTCGTGGAACGAACGGTCGCTGCCATCGCGACGCCCACGGGCCGGCGCCCGCCTCCGCCACCCACGGCCGCCAGCGCTCCTTGA
- a CDS encoding erythromycin esterase family protein, protein MPEVPMKAFRILWLVFPLACASTGTPQVVLPPEPPVQAAPPSVTTAAVEGRVEGDAKSPVEGAVVSLVPARKEWNPNKEPPAGRMLTGPDGRFRFEGLSPGEYGLTVSAPRHEATFILDVQLTAGASALQRDVVLQPATRVVRGRLKTDVGGPVADAWVQVIRKSEFLADVLYVRADAQGQFEVSLPIGRYTVKAPERGSMLADNQFDVRAEDSARDVNLTLLPRPETSPAAPEVVSWVKQSLVPLTTVEAGHGFADLQPLKPWLAKARVVALGEATHGTREFFQLKHRLMEFLVTELGFNIFALEGNFSEALVINDYVLHGKGDEAQVLDNLFPIWRTEEVMALIRWMRAYNADPRHTHKLKFYGVDMQDTVRPTRALLDFFARVDPAFHQRLVGPMARFLDVKTSKAWSEENGKGLASLVADIEARLRQRPRRKRSEKELAVMARHARVLAQWATQTTPQVSEVSFMNHRDRAMAENARWVLEQEGADARMVLWAHNGHVSTAKLTDFVSMGQHLREVLGDALYSFGFAFNQGTLRAVHESILVARKPRVYTAHAVPPAEVGAVDGTLARAQVPLFALDLRGLPTQGAARDFFTQTRAWRNYGFVFSENAGLAPTRSAKEFDGLFFVDYTSAAIAMPERPPPEGNASAPSP, encoded by the coding sequence ATGCCCGAGGTCCCGATGAAGGCCTTCCGCATCCTGTGGCTCGTGTTTCCCTTGGCGTGTGCGAGCACAGGCACGCCGCAGGTCGTTCTACCGCCGGAGCCTCCCGTCCAGGCCGCACCACCGTCCGTCACCACGGCGGCGGTGGAAGGGCGTGTGGAGGGGGATGCGAAGTCGCCAGTGGAGGGCGCGGTGGTCTCGCTTGTCCCCGCGCGCAAGGAGTGGAATCCGAACAAGGAACCACCGGCGGGCCGGATGCTCACCGGCCCTGATGGACGCTTCCGCTTCGAGGGTCTCTCTCCGGGCGAGTATGGCCTGACCGTCAGCGCCCCTCGGCACGAGGCGACCTTCATCCTGGATGTTCAACTCACCGCGGGAGCTTCGGCGCTTCAGCGGGATGTTGTCCTCCAGCCCGCGACGCGTGTCGTGAGAGGGCGCTTGAAGACAGACGTGGGCGGACCCGTCGCGGACGCCTGGGTGCAGGTGATACGGAAGAGCGAATTCCTCGCGGATGTCCTTTACGTCCGAGCGGATGCCCAGGGCCAGTTCGAGGTCTCGCTGCCCATCGGCCGGTACACCGTGAAAGCCCCCGAGCGGGGCTCCATGTTGGCGGACAACCAATTCGACGTGCGCGCGGAGGACTCCGCGCGAGACGTGAACCTGACCCTTCTCCCGCGGCCGGAGACCTCGCCCGCGGCGCCGGAGGTGGTGTCGTGGGTGAAGCAGTCGCTGGTGCCGCTGACCACCGTGGAGGCGGGACATGGGTTCGCGGACCTGCAACCCCTGAAGCCCTGGCTCGCGAAAGCGCGCGTCGTGGCCCTGGGGGAGGCGACCCACGGTACTCGGGAGTTCTTCCAGTTGAAGCACCGGCTGATGGAGTTCCTGGTCACGGAGCTGGGCTTCAACATCTTCGCGCTGGAGGGCAACTTCTCCGAGGCACTCGTCATCAATGACTACGTCCTTCACGGAAAGGGAGACGAGGCCCAGGTGCTCGACAACCTCTTCCCGATCTGGCGGACCGAGGAGGTGATGGCCCTCATCCGATGGATGCGTGCGTACAACGCGGACCCGCGCCACACGCACAAGCTCAAGTTCTACGGCGTGGACATGCAGGACACGGTTCGCCCGACGCGGGCCCTCCTGGACTTCTTCGCCCGAGTGGACCCGGCGTTCCATCAGCGACTCGTGGGGCCGATGGCGCGATTCCTCGACGTCAAGACCTCGAAGGCCTGGTCGGAGGAGAACGGCAAGGGGCTGGCTTCGCTCGTCGCGGACATCGAAGCCCGCTTGCGCCAGCGGCCACGGCGCAAGCGCTCCGAGAAGGAGCTCGCGGTGATGGCCCGCCATGCCCGGGTGCTGGCGCAATGGGCTACCCAGACAACGCCCCAGGTGTCCGAGGTGAGCTTCATGAACCATCGGGACCGGGCGATGGCGGAGAATGCTCGCTGGGTCCTGGAGCAGGAGGGCGCCGATGCGCGAATGGTCCTCTGGGCGCACAACGGACACGTCTCCACCGCGAAGCTGACCGACTTCGTGTCCATGGGGCAGCACCTGCGCGAAGTGCTGGGCGATGCGCTGTACTCCTTCGGGTTTGCTTTCAATCAAGGAACGCTGCGGGCGGTCCACGAGTCGATCCTCGTGGCGCGGAAGCCACGCGTCTACACGGCCCATGCCGTTCCGCCGGCGGAGGTGGGGGCGGTGGACGGTACGCTCGCGCGGGCCCAGGTGCCCCTGTTTGCCTTGGACCTGAGGGGACTCCCCACCCAGGGCGCCGCGCGAGATTTCTTCACCCAGACACGCGCCTGGAGAAACTACGGCTTTGTCTTCAGCGAGAACGCCGGTCTTGCACCGACGAGGAGCGCCAAGGAGTTCGACGGCCTGTTCTTCGTGGACTACACGAGCGCGGCCATCGCCATGCCCGAGCGTCCACCTCCCGAGGGGAACGCCTCGGCGCCCTCTCCTTGA
- a CDS encoding PAS domain-containing sensor histidine kinase gives MGDNHPLSLNSSDGVITYSRGERSNRDTADQLRLLIASVTDYAILTLDVRGHIASWNLGAERIKGYRASEILGQHFSRFYPPEDVAWGKPDWELESAIRLGRFEDEGWRLRKDGTRFWANVVITALFDESGELRGFGKVTRDFTQRKHAEETRELERLREALHARDEFLSVASHELKTPLTPLQLKLSSLRRAAEKNPESLLADGKLSRELAAASGQVRKLADLIDDLLDVSRINVGRLPLQPERMDLAALLRDVALRYGPQAASLGCHLDVSASHAIEGTWDRRRMEQAVTNLLTNAIKYGAGKPIHLSVKVSETLAVLTVRDEGIGIAPVHQHRIFERFVRAVSDPHYGGMGLGLFITHQIVEAHHGTITVESELGKGSVFTLRIPREGLVATCGPTAVPRV, from the coding sequence TTGGGCGACAACCATCCACTCTCACTGAACTCGAGCGACGGAGTCATCACCTATTCCCGAGGTGAGCGCTCCAATCGTGACACGGCGGACCAGCTCCGCCTGCTCATCGCGAGCGTCACGGACTACGCCATCCTGACGCTGGACGTGAGGGGTCACATCGCGAGCTGGAACCTGGGGGCCGAGCGCATCAAGGGCTACCGGGCGAGCGAGATCCTGGGCCAGCACTTCAGCCGCTTCTATCCACCAGAGGACGTTGCCTGGGGCAAGCCCGACTGGGAGCTGGAGTCCGCCATCCGGCTGGGCCGCTTCGAGGACGAGGGCTGGAGGCTGCGCAAGGACGGGACGCGGTTCTGGGCGAACGTCGTCATCACCGCGCTGTTCGACGAGAGCGGCGAGCTGCGGGGCTTCGGCAAGGTGACGCGGGACTTCACCCAGCGCAAGCACGCCGAGGAGACGCGGGAGTTGGAGCGGCTGCGCGAGGCGCTGCACGCGCGGGACGAGTTCCTGTCCGTCGCCTCGCACGAGCTGAAGACGCCGCTCACGCCGCTGCAGCTGAAGCTGTCCTCGCTGCGGCGCGCGGCGGAGAAGAACCCCGAGTCGCTCCTGGCCGACGGGAAGCTGTCTCGGGAGCTGGCCGCGGCGAGTGGGCAGGTGCGCAAGCTGGCGGACCTCATCGACGACCTGCTGGATGTCTCGCGCATCAACGTGGGACGCCTTCCGCTCCAGCCGGAGCGGATGGACCTGGCGGCGCTCCTGCGGGACGTGGCCCTGCGCTACGGGCCGCAGGCAGCGTCCTTGGGGTGCCACCTGGACGTGTCGGCGTCGCACGCCATCGAGGGGACGTGGGACCGGCGGCGGATGGAGCAGGCCGTGACGAACCTGCTGACGAACGCCATCAAGTACGGCGCGGGCAAGCCCATCCACCTGAGCGTGAAGGTGAGCGAGACGCTCGCGGTGCTCACCGTGCGGGACGAGGGCATCGGCATCGCCCCGGTGCATCAGCACCGCATCTTCGAGCGCTTCGTGCGCGCCGTCTCGGACCCGCATTACGGCGGCATGGGGCTGGGCCTCTTCATCACCCATCAGATTGTCGAAGCACACCATGGGACCATCACCGTGGAGAGCGAGCTGGGGAAGGGCTCGGTCTTCACGCTGCGGATTCCCCGGGAGGGGCTGGTGGCGACGTGTGGCCCCACGGCGGTGCCTCGGGTCTGA
- a CDS encoding isovaleryl-CoA dehydrogenase: MSTSGPLATTFITHEVTNQAPPLVYDAWKTDLPLREAVAREGGSWAEADIAKYGPLAGGELMQLGFLANENKPKFKPFDRYGNRLDEVEFHPAYHRIMEAAVTHGIPNYAWRHEKTPGAHVARMALSYLHNQADQGTSCPLTMTYACVPTFRHHAGLAAEWLPRITSASYDSRFIPASQKTGITIGMGMTEKQGGSDVRSNTTRASPLGERGPGNPYALVGHKFFFSAPMSDAFFVLAQSEGGLSCFLLPRFTPTGERNAIRIQRLKDKLGDWSNASSEVEFLGAVAFMVGEEGRGVATILEMVALTRQDCMIGSSSLMRQALVQAIHHTRHRKAFGRKLIDQPLMMNVLADLALESEAHTVLTARVSRAVDAGHRDPREAAFARMATAVGKYWVCKRAPTFVNEAQECLGGAGYVEEANLPRLYRQAPLNSIWEGSGNIQCLDVLRAATREPESREALFQELMAAQGAHPALDAEMARIAKDFADTATLETRSRFVVERLALALQASLLLRAGNSQVADTFCETRLGGAHGNCFGTLPAHAPMKALIERAFPEGVGS; encoded by the coding sequence ATGAGTACTTCCGGCCCCCTCGCGACGACGTTCATCACCCATGAAGTCACCAATCAGGCGCCGCCCCTGGTCTACGACGCCTGGAAGACGGACCTCCCGCTGCGCGAGGCCGTGGCGCGCGAAGGCGGAAGCTGGGCGGAAGCGGACATCGCGAAGTACGGGCCGCTCGCGGGCGGCGAGCTGATGCAGCTGGGCTTCCTCGCCAACGAGAACAAGCCCAAGTTCAAGCCGTTCGACCGCTATGGCAACCGCCTGGACGAGGTGGAGTTCCATCCCGCCTACCACCGCATCATGGAAGCGGCCGTCACCCACGGCATCCCCAACTATGCGTGGCGGCACGAGAAGACGCCGGGCGCCCACGTCGCGCGCATGGCGCTCTCGTACCTGCACAACCAGGCGGACCAGGGGACCAGCTGTCCGCTGACCATGACGTACGCGTGTGTGCCCACGTTCCGGCACCACGCGGGGCTCGCCGCCGAGTGGCTGCCGCGCATCACCTCCGCGTCGTATGACTCGCGCTTCATCCCCGCCAGCCAGAAGACGGGCATCACCATCGGCATGGGCATGACGGAGAAGCAGGGCGGCTCCGACGTGCGCAGCAACACCACGCGCGCAAGCCCGCTGGGCGAGCGCGGCCCGGGCAACCCGTACGCGCTCGTGGGCCACAAGTTCTTCTTCTCCGCGCCCATGAGCGACGCGTTCTTCGTGCTCGCGCAGTCCGAGGGCGGCCTGTCGTGCTTCCTCCTGCCGCGCTTCACGCCCACCGGGGAGCGCAACGCCATCCGCATCCAGCGCCTCAAGGACAAGCTGGGCGACTGGAGCAACGCCAGCTCGGAGGTGGAGTTCCTGGGCGCGGTGGCCTTCATGGTCGGCGAGGAAGGCCGCGGCGTGGCCACCATCCTGGAGATGGTCGCCCTCACGCGGCAGGACTGCATGATTGGCTCCAGCAGCCTCATGCGCCAGGCGCTGGTGCAGGCCATCCACCACACGCGCCACCGCAAGGCCTTCGGCCGCAAGCTCATCGACCAGCCCTTGATGATGAACGTGCTGGCGGACCTGGCGCTGGAGTCGGAGGCACACACCGTGCTGACCGCGCGGGTGTCGCGCGCCGTGGACGCGGGCCACCGCGACCCGCGTGAAGCCGCCTTCGCGCGCATGGCCACCGCCGTGGGCAAGTACTGGGTCTGCAAGCGCGCGCCGACGTTCGTCAACGAAGCCCAGGAGTGCCTGGGCGGCGCCGGCTACGTGGAGGAGGCCAACCTGCCGCGGCTCTACCGCCAGGCCCCGCTCAACTCCATCTGGGAGGGCAGCGGCAACATCCAGTGCCTGGACGTGCTGCGCGCCGCCACCCGCGAGCCGGAGAGCCGCGAGGCCCTGTTCCAGGAGCTGATGGCGGCCCAGGGCGCCCACCCCGCGCTCGACGCGGAGATGGCCCGCATCGCCAAGGACTTCGCGGACACCGCCACGCTGGAGACGCGCTCCCGCTTCGTCGTCGAGCGGCTGGCCCTGGCGCTCCAGGCCTCGCTCCTGCTGCGCGCGGGCAACAGTCAGGTGGCCGACACTTTCTGCGAGACGCGCCTGGGAGGGGCCCACGGCAACTGCTTCGGCACCCTGCCCGCACACGCCCCCATGAAGGCGCTCATCGAGCGCGCGTTCCCCGAGGGCGTCGGGAGCTGA
- a CDS encoding Csu type fimbrial protein, whose translation MSSLGVSSHTRAWMLMGANLLCLPAAHAVCRFQSTVGPSFGVYTSSATFPLDTTGSITYRCDAQPQLSTLTLDLSAGGAGSYFPRKLQGPSSNRLNYNLYLDATRLLIWGNGSLGTVRYGPVFPVNAVEVTVPIYGRIPAGQAASAGAYSDTLVITMTF comes from the coding sequence ATGAGTAGCCTGGGCGTCTCGAGTCACACGCGGGCCTGGATGCTGATGGGCGCGAACCTGCTCTGCCTGCCCGCCGCCCACGCCGTCTGCCGCTTCCAGTCCACGGTGGGCCCCAGCTTCGGCGTCTACACCAGCAGCGCCACCTTCCCGCTCGACACCACGGGCAGCATCACCTACCGCTGCGATGCGCAGCCGCAGTTGAGCACGCTCACCCTCGACCTGAGCGCGGGCGGCGCCGGGAGCTACTTCCCCCGCAAGCTCCAAGGCCCGTCGAGCAACAGGCTCAACTACAACCTCTACCTCGATGCCACGCGGCTGCTCATCTGGGGCAATGGTTCGCTGGGCACCGTGCGCTACGGGCCTGTGTTTCCCGTGAACGCGGTGGAGGTCACCGTCCCCATCTACGGCCGGATTCCGGCGGGCCAGGCCGCGTCCGCGGGCGCGTACTCCGACACGCTGGTCATCACGATGACGTTCTGA